One Deltaproteobacteria bacterium DNA window includes the following coding sequences:
- a CDS encoding diguanylate cyclase, which translates to MTPKLLVIDDAVEIHALLEARLQPEEIIMDFATNAEEGFERAKSIHPDLILLDVMMPGISGFDLCRMLKEDPDTSSIPVIFLSGATDSVDKIKGLDLGAIDYITKPFDPAELRARVRSGLRTKRFQDLLAERAQIDWLTGLWNTIHFERRLFEMFSAARRYDRPFSVILLDLDHLNSVNNQHGRPVGDKVLHAVAALLLDSTRTCDIVCRNGDDEFAILLPETIPDQATFLAQRICAGIKALRVGHRGDAVQVTGTLGVAGVEHGEDARERTAQSLFDGAKASLEHGRSTGRDRVGDR; encoded by the coding sequence ATGACACCAAAACTTCTAGTGATTGATGATGCGGTCGAAATCCACGCCCTTCTAGAGGCGCGGCTTCAACCCGAAGAAATCATCATGGACTTCGCAACAAACGCCGAAGAAGGCTTCGAACGGGCCAAATCAATCCATCCCGACCTCATCCTACTGGATGTTATGATGCCCGGCATCAGCGGTTTTGACCTCTGTCGAATGCTCAAGGAAGACCCCGACACTTCAAGTATTCCCGTTATCTTTCTATCGGGAGCCACCGATTCAGTAGACAAAATTAAAGGCCTCGACTTGGGAGCTATCGATTATATCACCAAGCCCTTTGATCCTGCTGAACTACGCGCAAGAGTTCGTTCCGGTTTAAGAACAAAGCGGTTCCAAGATCTATTGGCTGAACGGGCACAAATCGACTGGCTTACCGGACTATGGAATACGATTCATTTCGAACGTCGCCTCTTTGAAATGTTTTCAGCTGCGCGCCGTTACGACCGTCCTTTTTCGGTTATTTTACTCGATCTTGATCACTTAAACTCAGTCAATAATCAGCACGGACGCCCGGTTGGAGACAAAGTACTCCATGCAGTCGCCGCATTGCTACTCGATAGCACCCGAACCTGCGATATCGTTTGCCGAAATGGTGACGACGAATTTGCGATTCTCCTTCCCGAGACTATTCCCGACCAGGCTACATTCCTTGCCCAGCGTATTTGTGCGGGCATCAAGGCGCTTCGAGTGGGGCACCGCGGAGATGCTGTTCAGGTCACGGGAACATTGGGTGTGGCTGGCGTTGAGCACGGTGAAGACGCGCGAGAGCGCACTGCACAGAGTCTGTTTGACGGTGCAAAGGCCTCGCTGGAGCATGGTCGCAGTACTGGTCGTGACCGAGTGGGCGATCGATAA
- a CDS encoding response regulator, producing the protein MSKTILIVDDDKDIVVLQKRLIQRLGYTDVLRADDGFDALHFLAEIEPDVVFLDIQMPGLDGWLLCEILHKVDRWKHIPVVLQSALVGADNIKKGLDLGAHTYLEKPFTQDGLKSVLDAVFQRDDSYTQKLPATIQPVVMHVVDAVKQTFNLILGTQARVREVYPLPHEMCEKTWEYVGGGDAEGVVNVSVSMGWSRELAMASAQSLMVLEPEDISEEIIIDSLNQIVEMILTTALRSLNRVYPLTPGAPTSLGSGQLQVIENSEHKYAIDIKAGDHEFPVVVTTRTQGE; encoded by the coding sequence ATGTCTAAAACCATCCTGATTGTCGACGATGACAAGGATATCGTCGTGTTACAAAAGCGGCTAATACAGCGGCTTGGTTACACTGATGTTCTTCGCGCCGACGACGGCTTTGACGCACTGCACTTTTTGGCAGAAATTGAGCCGGATGTTGTTTTTCTCGACATTCAGATGCCCGGCCTCGACGGCTGGTTGCTCTGTGAAATCCTTCATAAGGTCGATCGCTGGAAGCATATCCCCGTCGTCCTTCAAAGTGCACTCGTGGGTGCGGATAATATCAAAAAAGGGCTAGACCTTGGAGCCCATACCTATCTCGAAAAACCATTCACTCAAGATGGCTTGAAGAGTGTTTTGGATGCGGTCTTTCAACGAGATGATTCCTATACTCAGAAATTACCCGCAACCATCCAACCCGTGGTGATGCATGTGGTGGATGCCGTCAAACAAACGTTCAATCTCATTTTGGGAACACAAGCACGTGTAAGAGAAGTGTACCCACTGCCCCACGAGATGTGTGAAAAAACATGGGAGTACGTTGGTGGCGGTGATGCAGAGGGTGTTGTCAACGTAAGCGTATCGATGGGATGGAGCCGCGAACTGGCCATGGCCTCAGCGCAGTCGCTCATGGTTCTCGAACCGGAAGACATCAGCGAAGAGATCATCATCGACTCTTTGAACCAAATCGTTGAAATGATTCTAACGACTGCATTGCGCAGCTTGAATCGGGTCTACCCCCTCACGCCAGGTGCACCTACCAGCCTTGGCTCGGGCCAACTCCAGGTCATTGAAAACTCTGAGCATAAATATGCGATTGATATTAAAGCCGGCGACCATGAGTTCCCGGTTGTCGTAACAACAAGAACTCAGGGCGAATAA
- a CDS encoding response regulator has protein sequence MWFGLKNVSVAQKISRIAVLTTSVALILSSVAFMTLEFVSFRDRMVDDLSTLALVIGTNSAQSIELNSADAVEASLKALRNKPHIVSAVTYSRSGEVLARYERDPGTLWAPPDYVPRAMSEFVDQHLVLRQPVERGRDVVGAIYIKSDSRELYERLTQHGWMTGLILFVSSLLALFLAAQLRKVITDPIDRLSRAAKTVSNDQDFSINVERTADDEIGELTDGFNDMLWEIGTRNHELLRAHDELETRVEKRTRDLAVAKERAEAADRAKTEFLANMSHEIRTPMTAILGFSDLLLNPGQSVSDRVSCIQTVRRNGEHLLNIINDILDISKIEAGKMTLEKLEVSPIQLLADVKSLMQHKALEKNLEFVVEYESAMPDKIITDPTRLRQMLVNLIGNAIKFTEKGRVELIAGMCAPEEGQSPSISFQVKDTGIGMSQYQVDKIFQPFEQADSSVTRQFGGTGLGLTITKRLAELLGGDIKAQSVPGLGSVFTLTIAPGGLDTCEFIEDPMAAMLAASEIVQQEAQVVSLLGKVLLAEDGFDNQRLISYRVEQAGAKVEVADNGRIAFDEAMRAWQSGEPYDVILMDMQMPEMDGYTAAAKLRAEGYKGPIIALTAHAMSGDREKCIQAGCDEYTTKPIKVHELLMLIDKFTRAQRPPSNRVMDPGFANGEAATTGVAPVQEKLVKEGTDVAKVADAEAGEVAQLSEDELLLSEFHSDPEMSDLVGIFIDSLGERLVQIESAVEHHDFDSLERMTHQIAGAAGGYGFPSITVSARKVENMIRDNKKVDSILGAADSLSKLCTLACQSYVQTS, from the coding sequence ATGTGGTTCGGTCTCAAAAACGTATCGGTTGCTCAGAAAATCAGCCGGATAGCTGTCTTGACCACCAGCGTCGCATTGATCCTTTCTTCTGTCGCTTTTATGACACTTGAGTTTGTATCGTTTCGAGACAGAATGGTCGATGATTTATCTACGCTTGCTTTGGTTATTGGTACCAACAGTGCTCAATCTATCGAACTCAATAGCGCCGACGCGGTAGAGGCGTCGCTTAAGGCGCTTCGTAATAAGCCGCACATTGTGTCGGCGGTAACCTACTCACGTTCAGGCGAAGTCTTGGCTCGGTATGAACGAGACCCAGGGACGCTCTGGGCGCCGCCAGACTATGTCCCACGGGCTATGTCAGAGTTCGTCGACCAGCATCTTGTTTTGAGACAGCCGGTGGAGCGCGGGCGTGATGTCGTTGGTGCTATCTATATTAAGTCCGATAGCCGTGAACTTTATGAACGTCTTACTCAGCATGGGTGGATGACCGGACTTATTCTGTTTGTCTCTTCCTTGTTGGCGCTTTTCCTAGCAGCTCAGCTGCGTAAGGTGATCACTGATCCCATCGACCGACTTTCGCGAGCGGCAAAAACAGTCTCCAACGATCAGGATTTTTCAATCAACGTTGAAAGAACGGCTGATGACGAGATCGGTGAACTGACCGATGGTTTCAACGATATGCTCTGGGAAATTGGTACTCGAAACCACGAGCTTCTTCGCGCGCATGATGAACTTGAAACCCGGGTTGAAAAGCGAACGAGAGATTTGGCGGTTGCCAAGGAGCGTGCCGAGGCTGCTGATAGGGCTAAGACAGAGTTTCTTGCCAATATGAGTCACGAAATTCGGACACCGATGACGGCGATTCTCGGATTTTCGGATCTTCTTCTTAATCCAGGTCAATCTGTGAGTGATCGTGTGTCGTGTATCCAAACGGTCCGGCGTAATGGTGAGCACCTGCTCAATATCATCAACGACATCTTGGATATTTCTAAGATCGAAGCCGGAAAGATGACCCTCGAAAAACTTGAGGTATCGCCGATCCAACTCCTGGCCGATGTGAAGTCTTTGATGCAGCACAAAGCCTTGGAGAAGAATTTAGAGTTTGTGGTCGAGTACGAAAGCGCCATGCCCGACAAAATCATCACCGACCCAACTCGGCTTCGACAAATGCTGGTGAATCTAATCGGTAATGCCATTAAATTCACTGAGAAGGGTCGTGTAGAGCTAATAGCTGGAATGTGCGCGCCTGAAGAGGGGCAAAGTCCAAGCATCAGTTTTCAAGTGAAGGATACGGGCATCGGTATGAGCCAGTATCAGGTGGACAAGATTTTCCAACCATTCGAACAAGCAGACAGTTCGGTGACGAGACAGTTCGGTGGTACGGGTCTTGGTCTGACGATTACGAAAAGGCTGGCTGAGTTACTCGGAGGAGACATCAAGGCCCAAAGTGTACCTGGGTTAGGTTCTGTTTTTACACTGACCATCGCACCAGGTGGACTCGATACTTGCGAATTCATCGAGGACCCAATGGCCGCCATGCTGGCTGCCAGCGAAATTGTTCAGCAAGAAGCTCAAGTTGTTAGCTTACTGGGTAAGGTGTTACTGGCTGAAGATGGTTTTGATAACCAACGGCTAATTTCCTACAGAGTGGAGCAGGCTGGTGCCAAGGTAGAAGTGGCCGATAACGGGCGTATCGCGTTCGACGAGGCCATGCGTGCTTGGCAAAGTGGTGAGCCATACGACGTCATCCTGATGGACATGCAGATGCCAGAGATGGATGGTTATACCGCAGCCGCTAAGTTGAGAGCCGAGGGCTACAAGGGACCCATCATTGCTCTCACGGCTCATGCTATGAGCGGTGATCGGGAAAAGTGTATCCAAGCTGGTTGTGACGAATATACGACTAAGCCCATTAAGGTTCATGAACTTTTGATGTTGATCGATAAGTTTACGAGAGCACAACGACCACCCTCAAACCGAGTGATGGACCCTGGCTTTGCCAATGGTGAAGCAGCGACTACGGGTGTGGCGCCAGTTCAGGAAAAGCTTGTCAAAGAGGGTACTGACGTCGCTAAAGTGGCCGACGCCGAAGCGGGCGAAGTGGCTCAGCTTTCGGAAGACGAGCTTTTGTTGAGCGAGTTTCATTCTGATCCCGAGATGTCCGATTTGGTCGGTATTTTTATCGATAGTTTAGGTGAAAGACTCGTTCAAATTGAGAGCGCAGTGGAGCATCATGATTTCGATTCACTTGAGCGCATGACCCATCAGATAGCCGGTGCGGCTGGGGGTTACGGTTTCCCGAGTATTACGGTCTCTGCCCGCAAGGTTGAGAATATGATTCGCGACAATAAGAAAGTGGACTCGATTCTCGGTGCAGCGGACAGCCTATCCAAACTTTGCACGTTGGCGTGCCAGAGCTACGTACAGACGAGCTAG